One part of the Vidua macroura isolate BioBank_ID:100142 chromosome 14, ASM2450914v1, whole genome shotgun sequence genome encodes these proteins:
- the LOC128814588 gene encoding H(+)/Cl(-) exchange transporter 5 isoform X4 has translation MNGTSTMTDFLEEPLPGVGTYEDFNTIDWVREKSRDRDRHREITNRSKESTWALLHSVSDAFSGWLLMLLIGLLAGSLAGLIDISAHWMTDLKEGVCLAGFWFNHEHCCWKSNTTFTDRDKCPEWKSWSQLILGHGEGAFAYILNYLMYVIWALMFSLLAVLLVKGFAPYACGSGIPEIKTILSGFIIRGYLGKWTLVIKTITLVLAVSSGLSLGKEGPLVHVACCCGNILCHLFTKYRKNEAKRREVLSAAAAAGVSVAFGAPIGGVLFSLEEVSYYFPLKTLWRSFFAALVAAFTLRSINPFGNSRLVLFYVEFHMPWHLLELVPFILLGIFGGLWGAFFIRSNIAWCRRRKMTRLGKYPVLEVFVVTAITAILAFPNEYTRMSTSELISELFNDCGILDSSKLCEYVNDFNSTKGDDLPDRAAGPGVYTAMWQLALALIMKVFITIFTFGMKVPSGLFIPSMAVGAIAGRLLGVAVEQLAFYHHDWAIFSGWCSQGADCITPGLYAMVGAAACLGGVTRMTVSLVVIMFELTGGLEYIVPLMAAAMTSKWVADAIGREGIYDAHIRLNGYPFLEAKEEFSHKTRAMDVMRPRKNDPPLTVITQDSMTVEDVETIVTSTTYSGYPVVVSRTSQRLVGFVLRRDLIISIENARKKQDGIVSTSVICFTDYCPPLPPSSPSVLKLRSILDLSPFTVTDETPMEIVVDIFRKLGLRQCLVTHNGKLLGIITKKDVLKHIAQMANQDPDSILFN, from the exons ATCACCAACAGAAGCAAAGAGTCCACCTGGGCCCTGCTGCACAGCGTGAGCGATGCCTTCTCTGGCTGGCTGTTGATGCTCCTTATTGGTTTGTTGGCAG GTTCCTTGGCAGGTCTGATCGACATCTCTGCCCACTGGATGACAGATCTGAAGGAAGGAGTGTGTTTGGCAGGGTTCTGGTTCAACCATgagcactgctgctggaaatccaACACCACCTTCACTGACAGGGACAAGTGTCCTGAGTGGAAGAGCTGGTCCCAGCTGATCCTTGGCCATGGAGAG GGGGCCTTTGCATATATCCTCAACTACTTAATGTACGTTATTTGGGCCTTGATGTTCTCCCTCCTTGCTGTGCTCCTGGTGAAGGGCTTTGCTCCCTATGCCTGTGGCTCAGGGATCCCAGAG ATCAAAACTATCTTAAGTGGTTTCATCATTAGAGGCTACCTGGGCAAGTGGACGCTGGTCATCAAAACCATCACCCTGGTGCTGGCCGTGTCCTCGGGGCTGAGCCTCGGCAAGGAGGGGCCCCTGGTCCACGTggcctgctgctgtgggaacaTCCTGTGCCACCTCTTCACCAAGTACCGCAAGAACGAGGCCAAGCGCAGGGAG gtgctgtcagcagctgctgccgcCGGTGTGTCTGTGGCTTTTGGAGCTCCCATTGGAGGAGTgctcttcagcctggaggag GTGAGTTACTACTTCCCTCTGAAGACCCTCTGGCGCTCCTTCTTTGCTGCGCTGGTTGCTGCCTTCACCCTGCGTTCTATCAACCCTTTTGGCAACAGCCGCCTCGTGCTCTTCTACGTGGAGTTCCACATGCCATGGCatctgctggagctggtgccCTTCATCCTGCTGGGAATATTTGGTGGGCTCTGGGGAGCTTTCTTCATCCGCAGCAACATTGCCTGGTGCAGGCGGCGCAAGATGACGCGTCTGGGCAAGTACCCGGTTCTGGAGGTGTTCGTGGTGACGGCCATCACGGCCATCCTGGCCTTCCCCAACGAGTACACCAGGATGAGCACCAGTGAGCTGATCTCAGAGCTCTTCAACGACTGTGGGATTTTGGACTCGTCCAAGCTCTGCGAGTACGTGAACGATTTCAACAGCACCAAGGGGGACGATCTGCCTGACCGCGCCGCTGGCCCCGGCGTGTACACGGCCATGTGGCAGCTGGCACTGGCCCTCATCATGAAGGTCTTCATCACCATCTTCACCTTTGGCATGAAG GTGCCCTCGGGGCTCTTCATCCCCAGCATGGCCGTGGGGGCCATTGCGGGCCGGCTGCTGGGGGTGGCCGTGGAGCAGCTGGCCTTCTACCACCATGACTGGGCCATCTTCAGCGGCTGGTGCAGCCAGGGGGCCGACTGCATCACCCCTGGCCTCTATGCCATGGTGGGCGCCGCCGCCTGTCTGG GGGGTGTGACCCGGATGACCGTGTCACTGGTGGTCATCATGTTCGAGCTCACCGGGGGCCTGGAGTACATCGTGCCCCTAATGGCAGCAGCCATGACCAGCAAGTGGGTGGCCGACGCCATCGGCCGGGAGGGGATTTACGACGCCCACATCCGCCTGAACGGGTACCCCTTCCTGGAGGCTAAGGAGGAGTTCTCGCACAAGACGCGGGCCATGGACGTGATGCGGCCACGCAAGAATGACCCTCCCCTGACGGTCATCACGCAAGACTCCATGACCGTGGAGGATGTGGAGACCATTGTCACCAGCACCACCTACAGCGGCTACCCCGTGGTGGTGTCCCGGACATCCCAGCGCCTGGTGGGCTTTGTCCTCAGGAGAGACCTCATAATTTCCATCG aaaaCGCCCGTAAGAAGCAGGATGGGATTGTGAGCACCTCAGTTATTTGTTTCACTGACTACTGTCCCCCCCTGCCTCCAAGCTCCCCGTCTGTGCTGAAGCTCAGGAGCATCCTGGACCTCAGTCCCTTCACGGTGACAGACGAGACGCCCATGGAGATCGTGGTGGACATTTTCCGCAAGCTGGGATTGCGCCAGTGCCTGGTCACTCACAACGG gaagCTACTGGGGATCATTACCAAAAAGGATGTACTAAAGCACATTGCACAGATGGCCAACCAGGATCCTGATTCCATCCTCTTCAACTAG
- the LOC128814562 gene encoding LOW QUALITY PROTEIN: uncharacterized protein LOC128814562 (The sequence of the model RefSeq protein was modified relative to this genomic sequence to represent the inferred CDS: inserted 1 base in 1 codon): protein MKFAITLFPSQLKSQAAGNVEELRCLQVLNQQPEGSSLEKLSSSQACLKLARXKAYVATVTEDIIRRSVVKATFICPEAGETGPWHTQMCWLMTDETFPSLDNLLLWWVSGAFSALLAWGRVSPHCSYSICPFPAEASRSYFNTSEGQLPVYSQIYFRSRGAGRDSGPQLVQCIQWQPAHSPPVLLLKGMGTKCWAPEADYGLHAFYQGGLFELKAGDELFVSVSSLAIDSSDAAASYFGAFQLDL from the exons atgaag TTTGCCATCACTCTGTTTCCATCCCAGCTGAAATCCCAGGCTGCGGGCAATGTGGAGGAGCTGCGGTGTCTGCAGGTGCTCAATCAGCAGCCTGAgggctccagcctggagaagctgagcagcagccaggcctgCCTCAAGCTGGCCA ACAAAGCCTATGTGGCCACG GTGACCGAGGACATCATCCGCAGGAGCGTGGTGAAGG CCACGTTCATTTGTCCAGAGGCTGGGGAAACAGGGCCATGGCACACACAGATGTGTTGGTTGATGACTGACGAGACATTTCCATCCCTCGATAATCTTTTGCTCTGGTGGGTCAGTGGGGCATTTTCTGCCCTGCTGGCATGGGGCCGGGTGTCCCCACACTGTTCTTACAGCATCTGTCCCTTTCCTGCAGAGGCCTCTCGGAGCTACTTCAACACCTCGGAGGGGCAACTTCCTGTGTACTCGCAGATCTACTTCCGCTCCCGCGGTGCCGGCCGCGACTCGGGCCCTCAGCTCGTGCAGTGCATCCAGTGGCAGCCGGCCCACAGCCCGCCCGTGCTGCTGCTCAAGGGCATGGGCACCAAGTGCTGGGCGCCCGAGGCTGACTACGGGCTCCACGCGTTCTACCAGGGGGGTCTCTTTGAGCTCAAGGCTGGGGACGAGCTCTTCGTCTCCGTCTCCTCCTTGGCCATCGACTCCAGTGACGCAGCAGCCAGTTACTTTGGGGCCTTTCAGCTCGACCTGTGA